One part of the Bradyrhizobium sp. CB1650 genome encodes these proteins:
- a CDS encoding DNA-binding protein has protein sequence MPDPNARLSPRYLRTPKAARFLSLSGRTLEKHRTYGTGPTYRKIGGRVVYALDDLKAWADLGAKTSTSDPGKGTVLPAKKHPTLRPYAGQERR, from the coding sequence ATGCCCGATCCGAACGCCCGCTTGTCGCCGCGATACTTGCGCACGCCCAAAGCGGCGCGATTTCTCAGCCTTTCCGGCCGAACGCTCGAAAAGCATCGCACCTACGGCACAGGACCGACCTACCGGAAGATCGGCGGTCGAGTGGTCTACGCGTTGGATGACCTGAAAGCCTGGGCCGATCTTGGCGCCAAGACATCGACATCCGATCCCGGCAAAGGGACCGTGTTGCCTGCCAAGAAACATCCGACCCTGCGCCCATATGCGGGCCAGGAACGCCGTTGA
- a CDS encoding DUF6499 domain-containing protein: protein MGLQQCLNSTGDRQSLTQACKMQTSPRSLWECLRRNVDYQREHRAMVANSPDGEVTPEFRRRCGVCFRA from the coding sequence ATGGGGCTGCAGCAATGCCTGAATTCGACTGGCGATCGTCAGAGTCTTACGCAAGCCTGCAAAATGCAGACATCACCGAGATCGCTTTGGGAGTGCCTGCGCCGCAATGTTGACTACCAGCGCGAACACCGGGCGATGGTCGCCAACAGTCCCGACGGTGAGGTCACGCCAGAGTTCAGGAGGAGATGTGGCGTCTGCTTTCGCGCATGA
- a CDS encoding Flp family type IVb pilin, whose product MKSSPLMRFWRDQAGANSIEYGLIAAGISVALGLALTVLGPNRNVACSSLPSPNVSTRQLDKLDFLRDPRNDRQGE is encoded by the coding sequence ATGAAGTCGTCTCCTCTTATGCGTTTTTGGCGGGACCAGGCTGGGGCGAACTCAATTGAGTACGGCCTGATCGCGGCCGGGATTTCTGTTGCGCTTGGCCTTGCCCTGACTGTTCTCGGCCCTAACCGCAATGTTGCTTGCAGTTCCTTACCTTCACCAAATGTTTCGACGCGCCAGCTCGACAAGTTGGATTTCCTACGTGATCCCCGCAATGATAGGCAAGGCGAATGA
- a CDS encoding ferredoxin--NADP reductase, whose protein sequence is MSNFSQESVLSVHHWTDSLFSFTTTRDPSFRFRSGEFTKIGLKVDEKPLLRACSLASGRYEDRLEFFSIKVPDGLLASRLQHLKEGDEIIVSRKTTGTLVIDNLEGGRNLYLIGTGTGLAPFLSVIKDPETYLRFEHVVLLHGCRRVADLAYGEMITEKLPHDELVGDFVRYQLIYYPTVTRDRFCNRGRITDLITSGKLFTDIELPELEPQHDRVMICGNPALVRDARELLVAKGFVEGDHGQPAQFAFEKEFAERNNLSSSRKKDLHGP, encoded by the coding sequence ATGAGCAATTTCAGCCAGGAAAGCGTGCTGAGCGTCCATCACTGGACTGACAGTCTCTTCAGCTTCACCACCACGCGGGATCCGTCGTTCCGCTTCCGTAGCGGCGAATTCACCAAGATCGGGCTCAAGGTCGACGAGAAGCCGCTGCTGCGTGCCTGCAGCCTCGCAAGCGGCCGTTACGAGGACCGGCTGGAATTCTTCTCGATCAAGGTGCCGGATGGTCTCTTAGCCTCGCGTCTGCAGCATCTGAAGGAGGGTGACGAGATCATTGTCAGCCGCAAAACGACGGGGACGCTGGTCATCGATAATCTCGAGGGCGGGCGCAATCTCTATCTGATCGGCACGGGCACCGGGCTTGCGCCGTTCCTGAGCGTGATCAAAGATCCCGAAACCTATTTGCGATTCGAGCATGTCGTGCTGCTGCATGGCTGCCGCCGCGTCGCCGATCTCGCCTATGGCGAGATGATCACGGAAAAACTGCCGCACGACGAGCTGGTCGGCGACTTCGTGCGCTACCAGCTGATCTATTATCCGACCGTGACGCGCGATCGTTTCTGCAACCGCGGTCGGATTACCGACCTCATCACTTCAGGCAAGCTGTTTACGGACATCGAGCTGCCGGAACTAGAGCCGCAGCATGACCGGGTCATGATCTGTGGCAACCCCGCCCTGGTGCGCGATGCCCGCGAGCTATTGGTGGCGAAGGGCTTTGTCGAAGGCGACCATGGCCAGCCGGCGCAATTCGCGTTCGAAAAGGAGTTCGCCGAACGCAATAATTTGAGCTCTTCTCGGAAAAAGGATCTACATGGACCATGA
- a CDS encoding DUF736 domain-containing protein produces MANIGSFKKVGSDFQGEIVTLSLQTKGVRIVPETNRSNENAPSHRVFVGRAEIGAAWSKRSEEGRDYLSLKLDDPSFNAPIYANLFDDEEGDGFTLIWSRPRKNGD; encoded by the coding sequence ATGGCTAACATCGGTTCTTTCAAGAAGGTCGGCAGCGACTTCCAGGGCGAAATCGTCACCCTCAGCCTCCAGACCAAAGGCGTTCGGATCGTCCCCGAGACCAACCGCTCCAATGAGAACGCCCCGAGCCACCGCGTCTTCGTCGGCCGGGCCGAGATCGGGGCCGCCTGGTCGAAGCGGTCTGAGGAAGGTCGCGACTATCTCTCGCTCAAGCTCGACGATCCCTCGTTCAACGCGCCGATCTACGCGAACCTGTTCGACGACGAGGAAGGTGACGGCTTCACCCTGATCTGGTCGCGGCCGCGCAAGAACGGCGACTGA
- a CDS encoding DUF2493 domain-containing protein produces the protein MTDHDDNQFEPYASSPTEHILGELQLYGHRPFHDEPDPRPLPEAKAITGAIADIFDALAATLGDTRLESDLEDLLWSTVNLFHRATGRIERELDDNEKAQQKSQREQNGSEVRSVELERLTAEGITLIERRNAMELFRDLATEQFELHTGSTWRPRSGSLVNHRTLTSAMIDSRDYLAAKRRADTEALLPSGPKIALTGGLDFNDVSLIWDRLDKVHAKHPDMVLLHGGSPKGAELIAAKWAANRKVPQVAFKPDWTKHGKAAPFKRNDAMLAVLPIGLMHFPGTGIQDNLADKAKKLGVPVWKFGGA, from the coding sequence ATGACCGACCATGACGACAACCAGTTCGAACCGTACGCCTCATCACCGACCGAACATATCCTGGGCGAGCTTCAGCTCTATGGCCATCGGCCCTTTCACGACGAGCCTGACCCGAGGCCGCTCCCGGAAGCCAAGGCCATCACAGGCGCAATCGCCGACATCTTTGACGCTCTCGCGGCGACCCTGGGTGACACGCGGCTTGAATCCGACCTCGAAGATCTACTCTGGTCAACGGTCAATCTCTTCCACCGCGCCACGGGCCGCATCGAGCGCGAACTCGATGACAACGAAAAAGCGCAGCAAAAGAGCCAGCGCGAGCAGAATGGATCGGAGGTGCGATCCGTCGAACTGGAAAGGCTCACCGCCGAAGGCATCACGTTGATCGAACGCCGCAACGCCATGGAGCTGTTCCGCGATCTGGCGACTGAGCAATTCGAGCTTCATACCGGCTCGACCTGGCGCCCCCGTTCCGGGTCACTCGTCAATCATCGCACGCTCACTTCAGCGATGATCGACAGCCGCGATTACCTGGCTGCCAAACGTCGCGCGGACACCGAGGCGTTGCTGCCGTCGGGACCCAAGATCGCGCTCACCGGTGGACTCGATTTCAACGACGTCTCCCTGATCTGGGACCGCCTCGACAAGGTCCATGCCAAGCACCCGGACATGGTGCTGCTCCACGGCGGCTCGCCGAAGGGCGCCGAGCTCATAGCCGCCAAATGGGCTGCTAACCGCAAGGTTCCTCAGGTCGCATTCAAGCCGGACTGGACCAAACACGGCAAGGCAGCTCCGTTCAAGCGCAACGACGCAATGCTTGCGGTGCTGCCGATCGGTCTGATGCACTTCCCTGGCACCGGGATACAGGACAACCTTGCCGACAAGGCCAAGAAGCTCGGCGTTCCCGTCTGGAAGTTCGGCGGCGCGTAA
- a CDS encoding toprim domain-containing protein — protein MRRDASELARRLAREAEAVCRHYLSNGKREGRYWLVGDVHNTPGRSLFVRLHDSPKGPAGKWTDAATGEHGDLLDIIRESLGLHDFRDVAHEARRFLNLPRPAPESARKPSRTAVQRGSREAARRLFAISRPTEATLVELYLRRRGISELHHGGSLRYQPRCYYHGPDEDAAAEIWPAMIARVSDLDGTITGVHRTWLDPEGFDLNRLGKAPIDTPRRAMGDLLGNAVRFGVANDVLVAGEGIETMLSLRCAISTMPMAAALSANHLAALLLPPSLRRLYIARDADAAGEGAAIALTTRAEAGGIEAFTLSPRLGDFNEDLRTLGLEVLQAALRAQLVSEDIARFLPRPRIATG, from the coding sequence ATGCGGCGCGATGCTTCCGAACTGGCACGCCGCCTCGCGCGTGAGGCCGAGGCCGTGTGCCGCCACTATCTTTCCAACGGCAAGCGCGAGGGCCGCTACTGGCTGGTGGGCGATGTCCACAACACACCAGGCCGCTCCTTGTTTGTACGGCTCCACGACTCGCCCAAGGGACCGGCCGGCAAGTGGACCGATGCTGCAACCGGAGAGCACGGCGATTTGCTCGACATCATCCGCGAATCTCTGGGTCTCCACGATTTTCGCGATGTCGCCCATGAAGCCAGACGCTTTCTGAACTTGCCTCGTCCCGCCCCAGAATCTGCCCGGAAACCCTCTCGTACGGCGGTGCAGCGCGGGTCCCGGGAAGCGGCCAGACGCCTGTTTGCGATATCGCGGCCAACGGAAGCTACTCTCGTGGAGCTATATCTTCGACGTCGCGGTATTTCGGAGCTGCATCATGGCGGCAGTCTGCGCTATCAGCCGCGCTGCTACTACCATGGGCCTGATGAAGATGCCGCTGCCGAGATATGGCCGGCGATGATTGCCCGCGTCAGCGACCTTGATGGCACTATCACGGGGGTACACCGCACCTGGCTCGATCCCGAGGGCTTCGACCTGAACCGGCTTGGCAAGGCCCCAATCGACACGCCGCGCCGCGCGATGGGCGATCTTCTTGGTAATGCCGTGCGCTTCGGTGTGGCCAATGACGTGCTCGTTGCTGGCGAAGGCATCGAGACCATGCTCTCCCTTCGCTGCGCGATTTCCACCATGCCAATGGCGGCGGCACTCTCGGCGAACCACCTCGCGGCGCTCCTCCTGCCGCCATCGCTGCGGCGGCTCTACATCGCTCGGGATGCGGACGCAGCAGGCGAGGGTGCCGCCATCGCCTTGACGACGCGCGCTGAGGCGGGTGGAATCGAGGCTTTCACATTGTCGCCCAGGCTCGGCGACTTCAACGAGGATCTGCGCACGCTGGGCCTCGAAGTCCTTCAGGCAGCTTTACGCGCACAGCTCGTGTCCGAGGATATCGCCCGCTTTCTGCCGCGTCCGAGGATCGCTACGGGATAG
- a CDS encoding bifunctional class I SAM-dependent methyltransferase/DEAD/DEAH box helicase, translated as MMNLSCSATAAAASSIIQAARLILCDLEHGRRIDAASILRSAMESAFGGSDAAGAWHWKAAYEACEAATVLFLRRHGAAMRTKAGSPDALLSMLGKVANLLPTHTRRSEESEAFQQFSTPIPLGFVACTAAGITNTDLVLEPSAGTGLLAILAEISGGSLALNELAETRAGLLNFLFPNVTVTRCDAAQIDDHLEATVAPSVVLMNPPFSALPNVDRRMADATLRHLSSALARLRDGGRLVAITGASLAPDNPTWTDAFIRLQECGRIVFSAAIAGAVFAKHGTAIDTRLTVIDKQPATDGNLLPECPGMAPDAATLLAWVLEHVPPRLPIASPVLVPVSPTALVRRPVPAFTMRSSPGRQLGDPQGVELTYQTVDWTPPDGAHLTDALYEDYILQSIRIPGSGPHPTKLVQSAAMASVAPPKPSYRPHLPVNLIADGLLSDAQLESVIYAGEAHSAFLAGAWTVDATFDVVAAARDDASHAVRFRRGWFLGDGTGAGKGRQVAGILLDNWLKGRRRAVWISKSDKLLEDAQRDWSALGMERLLVTPLSRFRQGTPIRLSEGILFTTYATLRTDERGEKLSRVRQIVEWLGPDFDGVVVFDESHAMQNAVGGKGERGEQAASQQGRAGLRLQHALPNARVIYVSATGATTVHNLAYAQRLGFWGGEDFPFATRAEFVEAIEEGGVAAMEVLARDLKALGLYAARSLSYEGVEYELIEHELTPEQIRIYDAYAAAFSIIHNNLDAAMRAANVTGETGTLNAQAKSAARSAFESAKQRFFGHLLTSMKTPSLIRSIERDLSEGHAAVIQIVSTGEALMERRLAEIPTEEWGDVQLDITPREYVLDYLAHSFPVQLYEPFTDSEGNLSSRPVYRDGQAVESRDAVARRDRLIEKLASLAPVPGALDQIVQRFGTDRVAEVTGRSRRIVRKNDRLVVENRAASANLAETAAFMDDLKRILVFSDAGGTGRSYHAELSARNRRLRVHYLLEPGWKADAAIQGLGRTNRTNQAQPPLFRPIATDVKAEKRFLSTIARRLDTLGAITRGQRQTGGQGLFRPEDNLESSYGRDALRQLYLLLVRGKIDGCPLEMFENATGLKLVDSNGIRDDLPPITTFLNRLLALTIDLQNVLFTAFEQLLTARIEAAIASGIYEVGLETLRAESFVVTNRRTIYTHPATSAETRLLTIVQRERNRPKTLDDALGLLSDRRTVLLVNERSGRGAVQVAAPSLMLDDGEIEQRVRLVRPMESHTAPLKAMGESHWIETDCERFSAAWTAELADVPEFTESTIHVVAGLLLPIWKRLPKESTRVYRLQTDAGERIIGRKVSSAWVANALLGEQPTLKPEDAFAALLEGRALIELAEGLKLRRVRVMGAHRIELADFNDTMRDRLRAYGLFSEIISWKLRMFVPTDASGVVVLGKVLERYPVERICEREAA; from the coding sequence ATGATGAATCTGTCCTGCTCCGCGACCGCCGCGGCTGCGTCCTCCATCATCCAAGCCGCGCGACTTATCCTCTGCGATCTCGAACACGGGCGGCGCATCGATGCAGCGAGTATTCTGCGTTCCGCCATGGAAAGCGCCTTCGGCGGCTCGGATGCCGCCGGCGCCTGGCATTGGAAAGCCGCCTATGAGGCCTGTGAAGCCGCAACCGTTCTTTTCCTTCGCAGGCACGGCGCCGCCATGCGGACCAAGGCGGGATCGCCGGATGCGTTGCTCTCGATGCTGGGTAAGGTCGCAAACCTGCTTCCAACCCATACACGTCGGTCCGAAGAAAGCGAGGCGTTTCAGCAATTCTCGACACCGATCCCGCTTGGCTTCGTCGCTTGCACCGCCGCCGGCATTACCAACACGGACCTCGTGCTGGAGCCCTCGGCGGGCACCGGACTTCTCGCCATCCTCGCTGAGATCTCCGGCGGTTCACTTGCGCTAAACGAGCTCGCCGAAACGCGTGCCGGGCTGCTCAATTTCCTGTTTCCAAACGTGACCGTCACGCGCTGCGACGCGGCGCAAATCGACGATCATCTCGAGGCGACTGTTGCCCCGAGTGTCGTGCTGATGAATCCGCCATTTTCGGCTCTGCCAAATGTGGATCGGCGGATGGCGGACGCAACACTGCGGCATCTCTCCTCGGCATTGGCCAGGCTTCGCGACGGCGGTCGCCTCGTTGCGATCACCGGCGCAAGTCTCGCCCCCGACAATCCAACCTGGACCGACGCCTTCATTCGTCTCCAGGAGTGCGGTCGCATCGTATTCTCGGCTGCGATTGCAGGGGCAGTATTCGCCAAGCACGGGACGGCGATCGATACGCGGCTCACCGTCATCGACAAGCAGCCCGCGACAGACGGAAATCTCCTTCCAGAATGTCCGGGCATGGCGCCGGACGCAGCCACGCTGCTGGCATGGGTCCTCGAACATGTGCCGCCGCGGCTTCCGATCGCTTCACCTGTTCTCGTTCCCGTCAGTCCAACCGCACTCGTTCGGCGACCCGTTCCCGCCTTCACGATGCGCTCCTCGCCCGGTCGGCAGCTCGGCGATCCGCAAGGCGTAGAGCTCACCTACCAAACGGTCGATTGGACGCCTCCGGACGGAGCTCATCTGACGGATGCCCTCTATGAGGACTACATCCTGCAATCGATCCGCATTCCCGGATCCGGGCCGCACCCGACAAAACTGGTGCAGTCGGCCGCGATGGCCTCGGTCGCCCCGCCGAAGCCGTCGTACCGGCCCCATCTTCCGGTCAACCTCATAGCAGATGGCCTGTTGTCGGACGCCCAGCTTGAAAGCGTGATCTACGCCGGCGAAGCACACTCGGCCTTCCTTGCAGGCGCCTGGACGGTCGATGCGACCTTCGACGTTGTGGCAGCTGCCCGCGACGATGCTTCACATGCCGTCCGCTTCCGCCGCGGCTGGTTTCTTGGCGACGGCACCGGCGCGGGCAAGGGCCGGCAGGTCGCCGGCATCCTGCTCGACAACTGGCTGAAGGGTCGGCGCAGAGCGGTCTGGATCTCCAAGAGCGACAAGCTGCTCGAGGACGCACAGCGCGACTGGTCGGCGCTCGGCATGGAGCGGCTCCTGGTCACGCCTCTCTCACGCTTCCGCCAGGGGACGCCGATCCGCCTGTCGGAAGGCATCCTATTTACGACCTATGCTACGCTACGCACCGATGAGCGCGGCGAAAAGCTTTCGCGTGTGCGGCAGATCGTCGAATGGTTGGGGCCCGATTTCGACGGAGTGGTTGTTTTCGACGAGAGCCACGCCATGCAAAACGCCGTGGGCGGCAAGGGCGAGCGCGGCGAGCAGGCCGCCTCGCAGCAGGGACGCGCGGGCCTGCGGCTGCAGCACGCCCTGCCCAATGCACGGGTGATCTATGTTTCCGCCACTGGAGCCACGACCGTTCACAACCTCGCTTATGCCCAGCGTCTCGGCTTTTGGGGTGGTGAGGACTTTCCGTTTGCGACGCGCGCCGAGTTCGTCGAGGCGATCGAGGAGGGCGGCGTTGCGGCGATGGAGGTGCTGGCACGCGACCTCAAGGCACTCGGTCTCTATGCGGCGCGTTCACTTTCCTATGAAGGCGTCGAATATGAACTCATCGAGCATGAGCTCACTCCCGAACAGATCCGCATCTATGATGCTTATGCAGCCGCGTTCAGCATCATTCACAACAATCTCGATGCCGCGATGCGAGCGGCAAACGTCACCGGCGAGACCGGGACCTTGAACGCCCAGGCAAAGTCGGCGGCCCGATCGGCCTTCGAGTCCGCAAAGCAGCGCTTCTTCGGCCATTTGCTGACATCGATGAAGACGCCTTCCTTGATCCGCTCGATCGAGCGCGATCTTAGCGAAGGGCATGCCGCGGTCATCCAGATCGTGTCGACCGGCGAAGCGCTGATGGAACGCCGGCTCGCAGAGATTCCGACCGAGGAATGGGGTGATGTGCAACTTGACATCACGCCGCGCGAATACGTGCTCGACTATCTCGCCCATTCCTTCCCGGTCCAGCTTTACGAGCCCTTCACCGATTCGGAAGGCAATCTCTCCTCCCGGCCTGTGTACCGTGATGGTCAGGCCGTCGAGAGCCGGGACGCCGTTGCGCGTCGCGACCGCCTGATCGAGAAGCTTGCCTCGCTCGCGCCCGTGCCGGGCGCCCTCGACCAGATCGTCCAGCGCTTTGGGACCGACAGGGTCGCCGAAGTCACCGGACGCTCGCGCCGGATCGTCCGGAAAAACGACCGCCTCGTGGTCGAGAACCGCGCCGCTTCGGCGAACCTCGCGGAAACCGCGGCATTCATGGACGATCTCAAGCGCATCCTCGTCTTCTCGGATGCCGGCGGCACGGGGCGGAGTTACCACGCCGAACTGTCGGCCCGGAACCGCCGTCTGCGGGTCCACTACCTGCTTGAACCCGGCTGGAAGGCCGATGCAGCAATCCAGGGGCTCGGCCGGACCAACAGGACCAATCAGGCGCAACCGCCGCTATTTCGTCCGATTGCGACCGATGTGAAGGCCGAGAAGCGCTTTCTCAGCACCATTGCGCGCCGCCTCGATACGCTCGGCGCTATCACCCGCGGTCAGCGTCAGACCGGGGGCCAGGGGCTGTTTCGGCCGGAGGATAATCTCGAAAGCAGTTATGGGCGTGATGCTCTGCGCCAACTCTACCTGCTTCTGGTTCGGGGCAAGATCGATGGTTGCCCTCTTGAGATGTTCGAGAATGCGACTGGGCTGAAGCTCGTCGACTCCAATGGCATCAGGGATGACCTGCCGCCGATCACGACCTTTCTCAACCGTCTGCTGGCGCTGACCATCGACCTGCAAAACGTGCTGTTCACCGCCTTCGAGCAGCTGCTGACAGCTCGGATCGAAGCCGCGATTGCGTCCGGAATCTATGAAGTTGGCCTGGAAACCCTTCGCGCCGAAAGCTTCGTCGTCACGAATCGGCGCACCATCTACACCCATCCCGCGACCAGCGCCGAGACAAGGCTGCTCACGATCGTCCAGCGCGAACGTAACCGGCCCAAAACCCTGGATGATGCCCTCGGCCTTCTGTCGGACCGCCGCACAGTCCTGCTGGTGAACGAACGTTCCGGCCGCGGGGCGGTGCAAGTCGCAGCTCCAAGCCTGATGCTGGACGACGGCGAGATCGAGCAGCGCGTAAGATTGGTCCGGCCCATGGAAAGCCATACCGCGCCGCTGAAGGCCATGGGCGAAAGTCATTGGATCGAGACGGATTGCGAGCGATTCAGCGCAGCCTGGACAGCTGAGCTTGCGGACGTGCCGGAGTTCACCGAAAGCACGATCCACGTCGTGGCTGGGCTCCTCCTGCCGATCTGGAAACGGCTGCCGAAGGAATCGACGCGCGTTTACCGCCTCCAGACCGACGCCGGCGAGCGAATCATTGGGCGGAAGGTCTCGTCCGCCTGGGTCGCCAACGCGCTTCTGGGTGAGCAGCCGACACTCAAGCCCGAAGACGCTTTCGCCGCCTTGCTCGAAGGCCGTGCGCTCATCGAGCTTGCCGAAGGCCTGAAGCTGCGGCGCGTCCGCGTCATGGGTGCGCATCGTATCGAGCTGGCGGACTTTAACGACACCATGCGTGACCGCTTGCGGGCCTATGGACTGTTCAGTGAGATCATCTCCTGGAAGCTGCGCATGTTCGTACCCACCGATGCAAGCGGGGTCGTCGTGCTTGGCAAGGTGCTTGAGCGCTACCCGGTCGAGCGCATCTGCGAACGCGAGGCCGCCTGA
- a CDS encoding zincin-like metallopeptidase domain-containing protein, giving the protein MSKHSRVRAGQDRASLYDEITDKIIAELEAGRVPWVQPWGTAAAKAPLSMPRNAATARPYSGINVLILWGSVIERGFAGQSWLTFRQALALGGHVRKGERGITVVYADRFVPADEQRRARETGEEAQAIPFLKRFTVFNTDQCDGLPADIATTAPMPLPGMIEPQVEALIKSTGIDFRIGGNRAFYMPGEDYVQVPPPAAYFEPINWHRTALHELGHASGHPLRLNRDLGGCYGTKKYAFEELIAELCAAFSCASLGIVPTVRHADYIGYWLEVLREDNRAIVRAASQASKAADYLLGFLPEIIPTASADCAEADQEAA; this is encoded by the coding sequence CCAGGACCGGGCAAGCCTTTATGACGAAATCACCGACAAGATCATTGCCGAGCTGGAGGCCGGCCGCGTGCCCTGGGTTCAACCCTGGGGGACCGCGGCAGCAAAGGCGCCGCTGTCGATGCCAAGGAACGCCGCAACCGCTCGGCCCTACAGCGGCATCAACGTTCTCATTCTCTGGGGTTCGGTCATCGAGCGCGGCTTCGCGGGCCAAAGCTGGCTGACCTTCCGCCAGGCGCTCGCGCTCGGCGGTCATGTCCGTAAGGGCGAACGCGGCATAACCGTGGTCTATGCCGACCGCTTCGTGCCGGCCGACGAACAGCGCCGCGCGCGTGAGACCGGCGAAGAGGCGCAGGCCATTCCATTCCTGAAGCGATTCACCGTCTTCAACACCGATCAATGCGACGGACTGCCCGCTGACATCGCGACCACCGCACCAATGCCGCTGCCGGGTATGATCGAGCCGCAGGTCGAGGCTCTGATCAAATCAACCGGCATCGACTTTCGCATCGGCGGTAATCGCGCCTTCTATATGCCGGGAGAAGATTATGTGCAGGTTCCGCCGCCGGCGGCCTATTTCGAACCGATCAATTGGCACCGTACCGCGCTGCATGAGCTTGGCCACGCCAGCGGTCATCCTTTGCGCCTCAACCGCGATCTAGGCGGTTGCTATGGCACGAAGAAATACGCGTTCGAGGAATTGATAGCCGAATTATGCGCAGCGTTCTCCTGCGCATCACTCGGGATCGTGCCAACCGTGCGGCACGCCGACTATATCGGCTACTGGTTGGAAGTCCTGCGCGAAGACAACCGCGCGATTGTGCGGGCCGCCTCGCAGGCCAGCAAAGCCGCGGATTATCTGCTTGGCTTCCTGCCCGAAATCATTCCAACTGCTTCCGCCGACTGTGCCGAGGCGGATCAGGAGGCGGCGTGA